One window from the genome of Vespula pensylvanica isolate Volc-1 chromosome 19, ASM1446617v1, whole genome shotgun sequence encodes:
- the LOC122635778 gene encoding uncharacterized protein LOC122635778 → MTPLAWWVLLAMLFGHARIVPARTYIFDNACVVFCRAENLSVNEDEVHVISQLVEEGRRGREVDDLLNKLCLESVESRHFCRNIFKYLRDRQRCDCRTISPSLSLNDREKESIDWLRILNKLSNKFQRSQQASQQQQQKQEEQRQEEQHLMMAKMTMTMNGRDISKDENFVPRILDVNNQQASSAPNPSGSDEIDWDMWCMAQCNIGHGGSACNCDIIP, encoded by the coding sequence ATGACGCCTCTGGCCTGGTGGGTGTTGCTGGCGATGCTCTTCGGCCACGCCAGGATCGTCCCGGCAAGGacttatattttcgataacgCATGCGTAGTTTTCTGCCGCGCGGAGAACCTCTCGGTGAACGAGGACGAGGTCCACGTTATTTCTCAGTTAGTCGAGGAAGGCCGTCGTGGCCGTGAAGTGGACGACCTCTTAAACAAGCTTTGTCTTGAATCAGTAGAGAGCAGACATTTTtgtcgtaatatttttaaatatcttcgaGATCGACAACGATGCGATTGCCGAACGATTTCTCCTTCTTTGTCATtgaacgatcgagagaaagagagtatcgATTGGTTACGAATTTTAAACAAACTCTCCAACAAATTTCAACGATCGCAACAAGCatcacaacaacaacaacaaaaacaagaagaacaaagacAAGAAGAACAGCATTTAATGATGGcgaagatgacgatgacgatgaacGGAAGAGATATATCCAAGGACGAAAATTTCGTTCCTCGCATCTTGGACGTTAATAATCAACAAGCAAGCAGTGCACCTAATCCTTCAGGCTCAGACGAGATCGACTGGGATATGTGGTGCATGGCTCAGTGCAACATCGGCCACGGAGGAAGTGCCTGCAATTGTGACATCATTCCTTGA
- the LOC122635839 gene encoding uncharacterized protein LOC122635839, with amino-acid sequence MTFDTLSRNWTRRIFFHVILGSIVILSVLQYSVEADEVPAFFLKIAKNIPRVGRSGDKFDDFFLNSPKNIPETGKHDNNLKSSESWQSHENSESFAKPIKRRIDYSPLDPAESLSWQHFPLAIEGPKELWRTLAGYSKDPLEDMTNEIWVRKKRTDEDTSF; translated from the exons ATGACGTTTGATACTCTATCACGTAATTGGacaagaagaatattttttcatg tTATTCTTGGATCGATCGTGATATTATCTGTCTTGCAATATTCGGTGGAGGCTGACGAAGTGCCagcattttttttaaaaattgctAAAAACATTCCGCGAGTTGGACGAAGCGGAGACAAATTTgatgatttctttttgaattctCCGAAAAATATTCCTGAAACAGGAAAacacgataataatttaaag tCTTCGGAGTCATGGCAATCCCACGAAAATTCTGAAAGCTTCGCGAAACCAATTAAAAGACGTATAGATTATTCACCACTCGATC CTGCGGAATCTTTGTCCTGGCAACATTTTCCACTTGCTATCGAAGGACCTAAAGAATTATGGCGAACTTTAGCAGGATATTCAAAAGATCCTTTGGAAGA cATGACTAACGAAATAtgggtgagaaagaaaaggactgACGAAGACACttcattttga